In Synechococcus sp. KORDI-100, a single window of DNA contains:
- a CDS encoding DUF3104 domain-containing protein codes for MSVDHSAPFPIRAADPLFLSVKAGMTVIVRHLPPCGLDTEEDRWWMADVIHVDGGARNPKMPTLFQVADVDTGTVQWINADLVTHIVPRV; via the coding sequence TTGTCAGTTGATCACTCCGCACCCTTCCCGATCAGAGCGGCGGATCCGTTGTTCCTTTCAGTGAAAGCGGGAATGACCGTCATCGTTCGGCATTTGCCGCCATGTGGGTTGGACACGGAAGAAGACCGGTGGTGGATGGCCGACGTGATCCACGTTGACGGTGGGGCTCGAAACCCAAAGATGCCGACGTTGTTTCAGGTGGCCGACGTGGACACCGGGACGGTGCAGTGGATCAATGCCGACCTTGTGACTCACATCGTCCCGCGGGTGTGA
- a CDS encoding glycosyltransferase codes for MPVPPDLPQRLALVHEWFTPRSSGGAELVVEAIDRLLTGLERQPQLAALVDGESGCSGSWLAGRSVLTSPIQALPWGCSHVQQYLPLLPLAIEQIDLSGADLVISSSHLVAKGVLTSPDQLHVSYVHTPVRYAWDQMHAYLERSALVRRGLGPLIRWQLHVLRQWDQLSAQRVDHLIANSRFTARRIRRYWGRTAEVIHPPVAVERFRWDVPRDDFYLCLCRLVPYKRVDLVVQAFNRLGLPLLVVGDGPERSRLKQLAGPTVTVLGRQSRQQVEGLLSSCRAFVFAGLEDFGIAPVEAMAAGAPVIGFGRGGLLDTVRCLRRHPSEPTGLLFPDQTVASLVEAVGWFEEARLWRQLDAAAIRQWAERFRPEAFSARFEDALRRAWTLHQHNCAVAASDPAGMPGLQV; via the coding sequence GTGCCGGTGCCCCCTGATCTGCCGCAACGTCTTGCTCTGGTGCATGAGTGGTTCACGCCACGATCCAGCGGCGGTGCCGAGTTGGTGGTTGAGGCCATCGATCGCCTGCTGACCGGTCTGGAACGACAACCTCAGCTCGCCGCCTTGGTGGATGGGGAAAGCGGCTGTTCAGGCAGCTGGTTGGCGGGTCGTTCCGTCCTCACCAGCCCGATTCAGGCACTGCCCTGGGGTTGCAGCCATGTTCAGCAGTATCTGCCGTTGCTGCCATTGGCGATTGAGCAGATCGACCTTTCAGGCGCTGACCTCGTGATCAGCAGCAGTCACCTTGTGGCCAAGGGCGTGTTGACATCTCCAGATCAGTTGCATGTCAGTTATGTGCACACTCCTGTGCGCTACGCCTGGGACCAGATGCATGCCTATCTGGAGCGTTCCGCCCTCGTGCGCAGGGGGCTTGGACCCCTGATCCGCTGGCAATTGCACGTCCTGCGCCAGTGGGATCAACTCAGCGCGCAGCGGGTCGATCATCTGATCGCCAACTCGCGGTTCACGGCCCGTCGGATTCGTCGGTACTGGGGCCGGACCGCGGAGGTGATTCATCCTCCTGTGGCTGTGGAGCGGTTCCGTTGGGATGTTCCACGTGATGACTTCTATCTCTGCCTCTGCCGATTGGTCCCTTACAAACGGGTGGATCTGGTGGTGCAGGCCTTCAACCGTTTGGGACTGCCTCTGCTGGTGGTCGGTGATGGACCCGAGCGGAGTCGTCTGAAGCAGCTCGCCGGTCCAACGGTCACCGTCCTCGGGCGTCAGTCCCGCCAGCAGGTCGAGGGGTTGCTGAGCAGCTGCCGAGCCTTTGTGTTTGCCGGCCTTGAGGATTTTGGAATCGCCCCAGTCGAAGCCATGGCCGCAGGGGCCCCCGTGATCGGGTTCGGGCGAGGTGGCCTGCTCGACACCGTTCGCTGTCTCCGCCGGCATCCCTCGGAACCGACTGGCCTTCTGTTTCCGGATCAGACCGTGGCGTCTCTGGTCGAGGCGGTTGGTTGGTTCGAGGAGGCGCGTCTCTGGCGCCAGCTCGATGCTGCCGCGATTCGCCAGTGGGCCGAGCGCTTCCGTCCTGAGGCCTTCTCAGCCCGATTTGAAGACGCTCTGCGACGCGCCTGGACGCTGCATCAGCACAACTGTGCCGTTGCGGCGAGTGACCCTGCCGGGATGCCAGGGCTGCAGGTGTGA
- a CDS encoding putative quinol monooxygenase, with the protein MPSPSPTAFIVLARIRIKAGCVDDYISMSKATDDLVQQNESGTAHHVFVSDPNDPLLFTWAEAFVNDEAFLEHLNAPHIANYFKEHERLGEAFSLEFYGSIGEASLKAMEQTGITFTVYETACGFSRLQ; encoded by the coding sequence ATGCCCTCCCCTTCACCGACCGCCTTCATCGTTCTGGCAAGGATTCGGATCAAGGCCGGCTGCGTTGATGACTACATTTCGATGAGCAAGGCCACCGATGATCTGGTCCAACAGAATGAATCCGGAACAGCACACCATGTCTTCGTCTCAGACCCAAACGACCCCCTGTTGTTCACCTGGGCAGAGGCATTCGTGAATGACGAAGCCTTTCTGGAGCATTTGAACGCCCCCCATATTGCCAATTATTTCAAGGAGCATGAACGGCTTGGAGAGGCCTTCAGCCTTGAGTTTTACGGAAGCATCGGTGAGGCCAGTCTCAAAGCGATGGAGCAAACCGGAATCACCTTCACGGTTTACGAAACAGCCTGTGGATTCTCACGATTGCAATGA
- a CDS encoding bifunctional DNA primase/polymerase, translated as MDWATLITEAPFDWALIPLDGNKRPIDPETGQPLVKWQSSPGYDIDGLSQLNGCVKAVGLKLGPDSGGVVAVDFDGPPAVGKFKEIFGRPPTDLPPTIGCTSGKPSRGQRFFLVDQDWWPAMLNGRKWKDNGSVCLELRWAGHQSVIAGAHPETGSYRWLPHSSPAEREMATAPDWLLEPLIRNESNLEPYIPTGEDSTRAVAMLKFVDPLQRSSYDDWLTIGMALHHTDRGLLSTWVDWARPMPNFDEAECLAKWASFGSEYRGKPATIRSLHHHAKAGGYKEARRKIKDRLSLQAETATPKGKGEEAKKELPPIDQWDLMLKGLVDPNHPSFEKNTIRRQIRAATAARELGVSASPQNVRATLLQHQRNLIAGTEEKGTRGGEKAKFKSKEFLINNLIALRCLTGIAAFNKVGKTKLATELVASLIHQQPFMGNPEWMPASSPPGGWKFILWWVDQPGADSSSYLKARGLMDDDGTLHPQIVKLYTEEDDLAWDDAGMDRLIQDTAETPGVVLITDSFFHSIQRIHGSDQEPEAGGALIDVQTLLSQTETTHVCLFHSPKETGPVGINAIRGHSSAGGAVSGTISLHFLEKRDPQSSKWVADKENPHRRMVFEGRGPYSDLLIRGDWEKGTFNVLGNFQQKLSELTDDDRKASALEELTEGQRQTLEWVGTAIGMWNANDGVTVSQVAGAMVHPRKPTHSEVENTRKQLNALVKKELLSPIKGALSTRYNYRSVDG; from the coding sequence ATGGATTGGGCTACTCTGATTACCGAAGCTCCCTTCGATTGGGCGCTGATTCCTCTCGACGGCAACAAACGCCCGATTGATCCAGAAACCGGCCAGCCGCTGGTCAAGTGGCAGTCAAGCCCTGGATATGACATCGATGGCTTGTCTCAGCTCAATGGCTGCGTCAAGGCTGTGGGCTTGAAGCTTGGCCCTGATTCCGGCGGGGTTGTCGCTGTTGACTTTGATGGCCCACCAGCGGTCGGCAAGTTCAAAGAAATCTTCGGCCGCCCACCGACAGATCTGCCGCCAACGATCGGCTGCACGTCCGGCAAGCCTTCACGCGGTCAACGGTTTTTTTTGGTTGATCAGGACTGGTGGCCCGCCATGCTCAATGGCCGCAAGTGGAAGGACAACGGCAGCGTTTGCCTCGAGCTTCGTTGGGCAGGCCATCAATCGGTGATCGCCGGCGCTCATCCGGAAACCGGTTCGTATCGGTGGCTGCCCCACAGCTCCCCAGCAGAGCGAGAGATGGCGACCGCACCGGATTGGTTGCTGGAGCCACTCATCCGCAATGAATCCAATCTCGAGCCCTACATCCCCACCGGTGAAGACTCCACCCGAGCGGTGGCGATGCTCAAATTCGTAGACCCGCTCCAGCGCAGCAGTTACGACGACTGGCTCACGATCGGCATGGCACTGCATCACACCGATCGTGGGTTGTTGTCGACCTGGGTCGATTGGGCTCGGCCGATGCCCAACTTCGATGAGGCTGAATGTCTGGCCAAATGGGCGTCGTTCGGCTCTGAATATCGCGGCAAGCCCGCGACGATTCGATCCCTGCATCACCACGCCAAGGCTGGCGGGTACAAAGAGGCGAGGCGCAAGATAAAAGACCGTCTCTCTCTACAGGCTGAGACAGCGACTCCAAAGGGAAAGGGCGAAGAGGCGAAAAAAGAGCTTCCACCGATTGATCAGTGGGACTTGATGCTCAAAGGTTTGGTGGATCCAAACCACCCCTCGTTCGAGAAGAACACCATTCGCCGGCAGATTCGTGCGGCAACTGCTGCCCGAGAACTTGGCGTTTCCGCCAGCCCTCAAAACGTTCGCGCCACCTTGTTGCAGCATCAGCGCAACCTGATCGCTGGGACCGAAGAGAAGGGCACCCGTGGGGGAGAGAAGGCCAAGTTCAAGTCGAAGGAATTCCTGATCAACAACCTGATCGCATTGCGATGCCTCACCGGCATTGCAGCGTTCAACAAGGTCGGCAAGACCAAGCTCGCCACGGAGTTGGTGGCATCACTGATCCATCAGCAACCTTTCATGGGCAACCCGGAATGGATGCCTGCATCGTCACCCCCTGGGGGTTGGAAATTCATCCTTTGGTGGGTCGATCAACCCGGTGCTGATTCCTCGAGTTATTTGAAGGCCCGAGGCCTGATGGACGACGACGGCACTCTTCATCCGCAGATCGTCAAGCTCTACACCGAAGAGGATGACCTCGCCTGGGATGACGCCGGTATGGATCGATTGATCCAAGACACGGCAGAAACTCCCGGCGTTGTGCTGATCACTGACTCCTTTTTTCATTCCATTCAGCGGATTCATGGAAGTGATCAGGAGCCCGAGGCCGGTGGTGCGCTGATCGACGTGCAGACGCTCCTCAGCCAAACGGAAACCACTCACGTCTGCCTGTTCCACTCACCAAAGGAAACTGGCCCTGTGGGGATCAATGCGATCCGTGGTCACAGTTCTGCCGGTGGCGCTGTCTCCGGGACCATCAGCCTGCACTTTCTCGAGAAGAGGGATCCACAAAGCTCTAAGTGGGTTGCCGACAAAGAAAACCCACATCGCCGGATGGTGTTTGAAGGCCGGGGCCCCTATTCCGACCTCTTGATCCGTGGTGATTGGGAGAAGGGCACTTTCAATGTTCTCGGAAACTTCCAGCAGAAGCTCAGTGAGTTGACCGACGACGATCGCAAAGCATCGGCTCTCGAAGAACTCACCGAAGGCCAGCGCCAAACTCTCGAATGGGTTGGAACTGCCATCGGCATGTGGAACGCAAACGATGGCGTCACTGTTTCGCAGGTTGCTGGCGCCATGGTTCACCCGCGCAAGCCAACACATTCCGAAGTTGAAAACACACGCAAGCAACTCAATGCACTGGTGAAAAAAGAGCTGCTGTCACCCATCAAAGGGGCGCTAAGCACGCGATACAACTATCGATCTGTTGATGGTTGA
- a CDS encoding CAP domain-containing protein, whose product MAFTLSSRGSFRDSISTGGEQLLVPIDIEPDHHFSIQVKARGDWPLVSIATPSGAAVQEASSYGSDQARTGLIDPGRIGDQSLVANVSMQGGRTGRFKLTLLDLGSLDDIRDEVIRFTNKRRRKHGLDRLAGDTLLHQAAQGHADEMDAVGRYLGHDSADGRDPGDRIDEAGYSWRAYRENVATGQPTAKQVVKAWMRSPGHRDNLLSDNVSEIGIGFAIDDESGSPYWVQKFAAPL is encoded by the coding sequence ATGGCGTTCACTCTCTCGAGCAGAGGCTCCTTCAGGGATTCGATCTCCACCGGTGGGGAGCAGTTGCTGGTTCCCATCGACATTGAGCCTGACCATCACTTCAGCATTCAGGTCAAAGCTCGTGGCGATTGGCCCCTGGTGTCGATTGCAACCCCTTCAGGTGCAGCGGTTCAGGAAGCGTCGTCTTACGGCAGTGACCAGGCGCGCACAGGGCTGATCGATCCCGGCCGCATCGGCGATCAGTCTCTGGTGGCCAACGTCTCGATGCAGGGAGGCCGAACGGGACGGTTCAAGTTGACATTGCTGGACCTCGGCTCGCTCGATGACATCAGGGATGAGGTGATCCGCTTCACGAACAAGCGGAGGCGCAAGCATGGGCTGGATCGGCTGGCTGGGGACACCCTTCTGCATCAGGCGGCCCAGGGCCACGCTGATGAAATGGATGCTGTGGGCCGTTATCTGGGCCATGACAGCGCAGATGGCCGAGATCCCGGTGATCGAATCGATGAAGCCGGCTATTCCTGGCGTGCTTACAGGGAAAATGTGGCCACTGGTCAACCCACAGCCAAACAGGTGGTGAAGGCCTGGATGCGGAGTCCTGGCCATCGCGACAATCTTCTGAGCGACAACGTGTCAGAGATCGGCATCGGTTTTGCGATTGACGACGAAAGCGGGAGCCCTTACTGGGTTCAGAAGTTCGCTGCCCCTCTGTAA
- a CDS encoding phage terminase large subunit, producing MTAPVEGFQPLPWQGAALSVPDAMDLVLVGGRGGGKSTLLSMLIVRDAMRFGKGYIAALVRRDLAGLLKLQSEIQQLIDAQPELKGTRYLASKKEFRFSNGATLFLHYIKDENAYGRFQGVDLSHIYVDEAGQIPDPAPLLRLRSSMRTTDEAVTPRMVLTANPNNVGSWWIFEHFVSRMVPWRPHRSELFRKDVVLISSTLFDNPHLADRNAYIEQLKASCNFDSSKIESEVYGRWGLTSGSFFGSVFSQQRMQLAWEGSQRHRYDWSGRWIWMGMDWGTRSPSAVFIALRPTQQIEYAGQVIGANSVILLDEFYSDQRTPDGSRQWHVGDRTLTTRTFAARCQELCNRNGLDLREVPLRQRFADAAIGSAIGSSDGSIADQLKRFGCGFVPAPKQRVAGWALMAQMMEAAGDPSAPGLYATEKCASLWSTLPGLVYDQHNPEDLDTTGIDHAADAVRYLLSGIESSRHTAMAGHRVY from the coding sequence ATGACTGCTCCGGTGGAGGGCTTCCAGCCGCTGCCTTGGCAGGGCGCTGCACTGTCAGTGCCAGATGCGATGGATCTAGTGCTCGTTGGTGGCCGTGGAGGCGGCAAGAGCACCTTGTTGTCGATGTTGATCGTCCGTGATGCGATGCGGTTCGGGAAGGGTTACATCGCTGCGCTGGTGCGTCGTGATCTGGCTGGTCTGTTGAAACTCCAGAGCGAAATTCAACAGTTGATCGATGCCCAACCTGAGCTGAAAGGCACCAGGTATCTGGCCAGCAAAAAGGAGTTCCGCTTCTCCAATGGAGCGACGCTGTTCTTGCACTACATCAAGGATGAGAACGCCTACGGCCGGTTCCAGGGCGTCGACCTGAGCCATATCTATGTCGATGAAGCAGGGCAGATCCCAGATCCGGCGCCGCTGCTCCGGTTGCGCTCATCAATGCGGACGACAGATGAGGCAGTCACTCCCCGCATGGTGCTGACGGCCAACCCCAACAACGTGGGCAGTTGGTGGATTTTTGAGCACTTTGTCTCGCGGATGGTGCCGTGGCGGCCGCACCGCTCAGAGCTGTTCAGAAAAGATGTCGTTCTGATTTCCTCGACGCTGTTCGACAACCCGCACCTTGCGGATCGCAACGCCTACATCGAGCAGCTCAAAGCCAGCTGCAATTTCGATTCATCCAAGATCGAATCAGAGGTTTACGGCCGCTGGGGGCTGACTTCTGGATCGTTCTTTGGGTCTGTTTTCAGCCAGCAGAGGATGCAGTTGGCCTGGGAGGGTTCTCAGCGTCATCGATACGACTGGAGCGGGCGTTGGATCTGGATGGGGATGGATTGGGGGACCCGATCACCATCCGCAGTGTTCATTGCACTGCGGCCGACGCAGCAGATCGAATACGCCGGGCAGGTGATCGGGGCGAATTCAGTGATCTTGCTGGATGAGTTTTATTCCGATCAGCGCACCCCCGATGGAAGCCGCCAGTGGCACGTTGGCGACCGGACGCTGACCACTCGAACGTTTGCTGCCCGGTGTCAGGAGCTGTGCAACCGCAATGGGCTGGATCTCAGAGAAGTACCCCTCCGGCAGCGTTTTGCTGATGCCGCTATTGGATCAGCGATTGGCTCCAGTGATGGATCGATCGCCGATCAACTCAAACGTTTTGGTTGTGGTTTCGTCCCAGCACCAAAGCAACGTGTGGCTGGCTGGGCATTGATGGCGCAAATGATGGAGGCCGCTGGTGATCCATCAGCCCCTGGCCTATACGCGACGGAGAAGTGCGCGAGCTTGTGGAGCACCCTGCCGGGGCTGGTCTACGACCAACACAATCCAGAAGATCTCGACACCACTGGCATCGATCACGCAGCTGATGCGGTCAGATATCTGCTGTCAGGAATCGAGAGTTCAAGACACACTGCGATGGCCGGACACCGCGTTTACTGA
- a CDS encoding sugar transferase: MTTASRPSLAQTARLAIGRGSYRPHLAVTTAPPSSLNAYSLIRQQSLFGRGLKRTGDVLFSLTVLSVGAPALLLLAAMVKLSSPGPVFYVQRRVGRNYKRFGCIKFRTMRADADAVLAHVLSEDPGLQAEFERDFKLRRDPRITWVGSFLRRSSLDELPQFLNVLLGEMSVVGPRPIVDKELTRYGHYMDEVAAVRPGLTGLWQVSGRNNLSYRKRVKLDLAYARGRSFSLDLAIILRTFGVLLLPMDRGAY, from the coding sequence TTGACGACGGCCTCCCGGCCATCACTCGCTCAGACAGCCCGACTGGCGATCGGTCGCGGCTCTTACAGGCCTCACCTGGCCGTGACGACTGCTCCGCCGTCGTCGCTGAACGCCTACAGCCTGATTCGCCAGCAGAGTCTGTTCGGTCGGGGTCTCAAGCGAACAGGTGATGTCCTGTTTTCGCTGACTGTTCTCAGCGTTGGTGCTCCGGCACTGCTGCTCCTCGCAGCCATGGTCAAGCTGAGCTCACCGGGACCTGTTTTCTACGTGCAGCGGCGGGTTGGGCGTAATTACAAACGGTTCGGATGCATCAAGTTCCGCACGATGCGTGCGGATGCCGATGCGGTTCTGGCGCATGTTCTCTCTGAGGATCCTGGCCTTCAGGCTGAATTTGAACGCGATTTCAAGCTTCGCCGCGACCCACGCATCACCTGGGTGGGGAGCTTCCTACGCCGCTCCAGCCTGGATGAACTGCCTCAGTTCCTGAATGTTCTTCTTGGAGAAATGAGTGTTGTGGGTCCTCGCCCGATTGTGGACAAGGAGCTGACGCGCTACGGCCACTACATGGATGAGGTGGCAGCCGTCCGCCCTGGCCTGACGGGACTGTGGCAGGTGAGCGGTCGCAACAACCTCAGCTACCGCAAGCGCGTGAAGCTGGATCTTGCCTATGCCCGAGGCCGCTCCTTCAGCCTTGATCTGGCGATCATCCTTCGCACCTTCGGGGTGTTGCTCCTGCCGATGGACCGCGGCGCTTACTGA
- the cbiB gene encoding adenosylcobinamide-phosphate synthase CbiB — protein sequence MPPPPTDSDMVPPIALVITAGGIDRLFGDPLWCLHPVQVMGKAISVLCQRVEAFAGDRPWALRLGGVLITLVLVTSSVLAGWSLEQLSLHSAFVLPLLVIGLASALAARSLRQGVLAVVQALPRPPQHDLAEARQRLSWIVGRDVTQLNEAEIVRAAAESASENAVDGVFAPLFWMLLGAGLWQINSSCPGPLALAWGFKAASTLDSMLGYRTGRLRWLGTAGARLDDLLTWLPCRLVMLTLPLISRPWGQLINLVQAAERDGSNDPSPNAGRSEAIYAHCVGISMGGANRYGDRWVNKPLIAADQPPPDRASVETILRHTDQLQFTWITTAVVLGMITPLG from the coding sequence ATGCCACCACCACCAACTGACAGCGACATGGTGCCGCCGATAGCGCTGGTGATCACGGCTGGCGGGATCGACCGACTCTTCGGCGACCCCCTCTGGTGCCTTCATCCTGTGCAGGTGATGGGGAAGGCGATCTCTGTGCTGTGTCAGCGCGTTGAAGCGTTCGCCGGCGATCGGCCCTGGGCTTTGAGGCTCGGTGGAGTGCTGATCACCCTGGTGTTGGTGACATCCAGTGTCCTGGCGGGATGGAGCCTGGAGCAACTCAGCCTGCACAGCGCCTTTGTCCTGCCGCTGTTGGTGATCGGATTGGCCAGCGCTCTGGCAGCGCGCAGCCTGCGCCAAGGCGTTCTGGCCGTCGTCCAGGCTCTGCCAAGGCCACCGCAGCACGACCTCGCTGAAGCCCGCCAGCGGTTGAGCTGGATCGTGGGCCGTGATGTGACACAGCTGAACGAAGCGGAGATCGTCAGAGCCGCTGCCGAGAGTGCGTCTGAGAATGCCGTCGATGGCGTCTTCGCACCGCTGTTCTGGATGTTGCTGGGAGCTGGTCTCTGGCAGATCAACAGCAGCTGCCCTGGCCCACTCGCCCTGGCCTGGGGGTTCAAAGCCGCCAGCACCCTCGATTCCATGCTCGGCTACAGAACTGGACGACTGCGCTGGCTGGGAACCGCTGGTGCAAGACTGGACGATCTGCTCACCTGGCTGCCCTGCCGCCTCGTGATGCTGACCTTGCCCCTGATCAGCAGACCCTGGGGGCAACTGATCAACCTTGTTCAGGCGGCCGAACGGGATGGATCCAACGATCCATCCCCCAATGCCGGACGATCAGAAGCCATCTATGCCCATTGCGTGGGCATCAGCATGGGAGGAGCCAATCGCTATGGCGATCGTTGGGTCAACAAACCCTTGATCGCCGCAGACCAGCCACCACCCGATCGGGCGTCGGTCGAGACGATTCTCAGGCACACCGACCAACTTCAGTTCACCTGGATCACAACGGCTGTCGTTCTAGGGATGATCACACCCCTTGGGTGA
- a CDS encoding recombinase family protein, translated as MGMLINYGRVSSPQQANQGALERQEKQLLASVPADESILDVGSGTNTNRVGYQRLCQLIADGVVDEVRVADQDRLNRDVSADIEFFQLAQANDTKITDLNGRELEMRTPDGELLSTVVSALNQHRSKLYRQKVKRALEQARKDGKPAVAQVPFGFRKVRDSGGRLIGIEPDPTRLPEVRDRVRWFLAGKSLSTVVKLIADKYEKQVSVTALKRWFLATPQLTGRLAWLRDKTTGEFTEVAKEQSFEPLISDHEAEQISHRLSQSRTTKGLAGKTPRMFTGLCRCNACGGVLTNRQSRQSTLYLRCHTRTCSFYGRSIRTDVVFGVTQFALAEHAKRLYPLLTAPKAEPGGVAELRAEIKMLEAISGTETLIAIKRRQINDLRANQTDTPSWVLIGALRSPTFWLQNEAKLNRILRFLIDQIDVTIGSTPTTGTISAVRCRTAPALAPLPPDQNDIQLKHGLPGLVFAARHAEQMSAALESFD; from the coding sequence ATGGGGATGCTCATCAATTACGGACGGGTCAGCAGTCCGCAACAGGCGAATCAAGGAGCGCTTGAGCGGCAGGAGAAACAGCTGCTCGCCAGCGTCCCGGCGGATGAATCAATCCTGGATGTCGGCAGTGGCACCAACACCAACCGCGTCGGCTATCAGCGGCTCTGTCAGCTGATTGCTGATGGTGTCGTCGACGAGGTTCGTGTCGCGGATCAGGACCGCTTGAACCGTGATGTCTCGGCAGACATTGAGTTCTTTCAGCTCGCTCAGGCCAACGACACGAAGATCACGGATCTGAATGGCCGTGAGCTGGAGATGCGCACGCCGGATGGTGAGCTGCTTTCAACTGTTGTCTCTGCCCTGAATCAGCATCGCTCGAAGCTTTACCGGCAGAAGGTGAAGCGGGCGCTGGAACAGGCCAGGAAGGACGGCAAACCAGCGGTGGCGCAGGTGCCATTTGGTTTCCGGAAAGTGCGTGATTCCGGTGGCCGGCTCATTGGCATCGAGCCGGATCCGACCAGGTTGCCGGAGGTTCGTGATCGTGTCCGCTGGTTTCTCGCCGGCAAGAGCCTCTCCACGGTGGTGAAGCTCATTGCCGACAAATACGAAAAGCAAGTCAGTGTGACGGCCCTGAAGCGCTGGTTTCTGGCCACTCCACAGCTCACAGGACGTCTTGCCTGGCTTCGGGACAAGACAACTGGTGAATTCACCGAGGTGGCCAAAGAGCAGTCGTTTGAGCCATTAATCAGCGATCACGAAGCCGAGCAGATCAGTCATCGCCTCTCTCAGTCCAGAACAACCAAGGGTCTGGCTGGGAAAACTCCGCGAATGTTCACCGGCCTATGTCGTTGCAACGCGTGCGGAGGCGTACTGACGAATCGTCAAAGCCGGCAGAGCACTCTTTACCTGCGATGCCACACCCGAACGTGTTCGTTCTACGGGCGAAGCATCCGTACGGATGTCGTTTTTGGCGTGACGCAATTTGCCTTGGCTGAACACGCGAAGAGGCTTTACCCGCTTCTGACGGCTCCAAAGGCAGAGCCTGGAGGCGTTGCGGAGCTTCGCGCTGAAATCAAGATGCTTGAGGCCATCAGCGGCACAGAAACGCTTATCGCAATTAAGCGCCGGCAGATCAATGATCTGCGCGCCAATCAGACCGACACGCCGAGCTGGGTGCTGATTGGTGCGTTGCGGTCGCCGACCTTCTGGTTGCAGAACGAAGCCAAGCTGAATCGGATCCTGCGGTTTCTGATCGATCAGATTGACGTGACAATCGGATCGACGCCAACAACTGGCACGATCAGCGCCGTCCGTTGCAGAACAGCACCGGCCCTCGCGCCGCTGCCTCCAGATCAAAACGACATCCAGTTGAAACACGGCTTGCCCGGCCTGGTTTTCGCAGCGAGACACGCTGAGCAGATGTCCGCAGCGCTTGAATCCTTCGATTAG
- a CDS encoding recombinase family protein, whose amino-acid sequence MAKTIGYARCSTNGQDLTIQRQALTDAGVDQLFAEHISGAAAYSERHELQAAIGACKAGDVLLVAKLDRLGRTMEACVARVAELLDAGIHVKTLDGRVDTKGLGKMAKLVVGILAAAAEIERELILERTQEGIREARAKGVPFGPKRKWSDEEQALVQQLRSQGKSYGAISKATGKTISTIRRMLGAS is encoded by the coding sequence ATGGCAAAGACGATCGGTTACGCCCGGTGCAGCACCAACGGCCAAGACCTCACCATCCAGCGGCAGGCCCTGACGGATGCCGGAGTTGATCAGCTGTTTGCGGAACACATCAGCGGAGCGGCGGCCTACTCCGAACGACATGAGCTTCAGGCCGCGATTGGTGCATGCAAGGCAGGCGACGTTCTGCTTGTGGCCAAGCTCGACCGCCTTGGCCGGACGATGGAGGCTTGCGTTGCCCGTGTGGCCGAGCTGCTGGATGCAGGGATTCACGTCAAGACCCTGGACGGCAGGGTCGACACCAAAGGCTTGGGAAAAATGGCGAAGTTGGTGGTCGGCATCCTGGCCGCTGCTGCTGAGATCGAAAGGGAGTTGATCCTGGAGCGGACGCAGGAGGGCATCAGAGAAGCCCGCGCCAAAGGTGTGCCGTTTGGCCCCAAGCGCAAGTGGAGCGATGAAGAGCAGGCGCTGGTGCAGCAGCTTCGCAGCCAGGGCAAGAGCTATGGAGCGATCAGCAAGGCGACAGGGAAGACGATCAGCACGATCCGCCGAATGCTGGGCGCGAGCTGA